A genomic window from Triticum urartu cultivar G1812 chromosome 7, Tu2.1, whole genome shotgun sequence includes:
- the LOC125520683 gene encoding lysosomal Pro-X carboxypeptidase-like — MAASSSLLAVVPALLLLIAPAPAAAASPSKRPTHQPPPFPARVSPLHQRAASSSGRYAASAAAATGNGTAKPFTAHYFQQELDHFTFTPNASALFSHKYLLNDTFWRRKPTAGPLFVYMGNEGDIEWFATNTGFMFDIAPQFGALLVFIEHRFYGESKPFGNDSYKSADTLGYLTSTQALADFAVLITSLKHNLSAVDAPVVVFGGSYGGMLASWFRLKYPHVAMGALASSAPILQFEDITPWSSFYDAVSQDFKSESLNCFSVIKAVWDMLDDRGSSDTGLLELSKTFRACKTVRFPSSLSNWLWTAFTYTAMVDYPTPANFMMNLPAYPVKEMCKIIDSFPAGADVVEKAFAAASLYYNYTGDQKCFQVEGGDDPHGLSGWGWQACTEMVMPMTVSNESMFPPSGFSYEEKSEGCFASYEVRPRMNWITTEYGGHKIDKVLKRFGSNIIFSNGMRDPWSRGGVLKNISSSIIALVTEKGAHHLDFRSATKDDPDWVVEQRRQEVEIIHGWIDQYNKYIAQM; from the exons ATGGCCGCCTCTTCCTCGCTCCTCGCCGTCGTCCCggcgctcctcctcctcatcgCGCCAGCGCCGGCAGCAGCAGCGAGCCCCTCCAAGCGCCCCACCCACCAGCCTCCTCCTTTCCCCGCACGAGTTTCTCCCCTGCATCAGCGGGCGGCAAGCTCGAGCGGCAGGTacgccgcctccgccgcggccGCGACGGGCAACGGCACGGCGAAGCCGTTCACGGCGCACTACTTCCAGCAGGAGCTGGACCACTTCACCTTCACGCCCAACGCCTCCGCCCTCTTCTCCCACAAGTACCTCCTCAACGACACCTTCTGGCGGCGGAAGCCCACCGCCGGCCCGCTGTTCGTGTACATGGGCAACGAGGGCGACATCGAGTGGTTCGCCACCAACACCGGCTTCATGTTCGACATCGCGCCCCAGTTCGGCGCCCTCCTCGTCTTCATCGAG CATCGTTTCTACGGGGAGTCGAAGCCGTTCGGGAACGACTCGTACAAGTCGGCCGACACGCTGGGCTACCTGACGTCCACGCAGGCGCTGGCCGACTTCGCCGTCCTCATCACCAGCCTCAAGCATAACCTCTCCGCCGTCGACGCCCCGgtcgtcgtcttcggcggctCCTACGGCGGCA TGCTGGCATCATGGTTCAGGCTCAAGTACCCCCACGTCGCCATGGGAGCTCTGGCGTCCTCTGCACCCATCCTGCAGTTCGAGGACATCACCCCGTGGTCTAGCTTCTACGACGCCGTCTCGCAGGACTTCAAG TCCGAGAGCCTGAATTGCTTCAGTGTCATCAAGGCGGTCTGGGATATGCTTGATGACAGGGGATCCAGCGACACAGGCCTCTTGGAGCTCAGCAAAACATTCAGGGCCTGCAA GACCGTGCGCTTCCCTAGTTCGCTGTCCAACTGGCTATGGACGGCATTCACATACACAGCCATGGTGGACTATCCAACTCCAGCCAATTTCATGATGAATCTGCCTGCTTACCCTGTCAAGGAG ATGTGCAAGATCATTGATTCTTTTCCCGCGGGTGCAGACGTCGTCGAAAAAGCTTTCGCAGCGGCGAGTCTGTACTACAATTACACAGGCGACCAGAAATGCTTCCAGGTAGAGGGTGGGGATGACCCCCATGGCCTCAGCGGCTGGGGCTGGCAG GCTTGCACAGAGATGGTCATGCCAATGACGGTGTCGAATGAGAGCATGTTTCCGCCATCCGGCTTCAGCTACGAAGAGAAGTCCGAGGGCTGCTTTGCCAGCTATGAGGTTCGCCCGAGGATGAACTGGATCACTACTGAATATGGTGGCCAT AAAATTGACAAAGTTCTCAAGAGGTTTGGGAGCAACATCATCTTCTCCAACGGGATGCGAGACCCGTGGAGTCGAGGGGG GGTTCTCAAGAACATATCATCCAGCATCATTGCTCTTGTCACAGAGAAAG GGGCCCATCATTTGGACTTCAGATCTGCAACCAAGGATGACCCAGACTGGGTTGTAGAACAAAGGAGACAGGAAGTTGAGAtcatacatggatggatagatcagtATAACAAGTACATTGCACAGATGTAG